Below is a genomic region from Macaca thibetana thibetana isolate TM-01 chromosome 1, ASM2454274v1, whole genome shotgun sequence.
gtacatgaataaataaatcaattgaATAGAATTTAAAGAccagaaatacatcaaaatacataaggaaattTAGAGTATGATGAAGATGGCATATGAAATCATTTGGGAGAAATTGGTTTATTCTATAAGTGGTATTAAGATAACTAGACAaccaagtaaatgaaaataaagtaggATCCATAGTTCACTTCTCATATGAAAATAAATCCCAGACATGTCAAAAAATTTAACtgtaaaaaaatcataaaagcactagaagaaaatatgggagaatttttaaaaatatttttgtagagcaTGCCCTTTGAATGTATGTCACAAAGCTCAGAAACCAGAAAAGATTAACTTGACTtctaaagtacaattaaaaagtCCAAAGTaccattaaaatgtgaaaaggcaaATGACAAGCTTAGAAAACACTTTCAAAGCATCTTATAGACATAGAAAGATCATTTGTAAAtcaacaggggaaaaaaatgaacaactcaATAGAAAGGACAAGGGATAGGGGTGGGCAATTTGTAGGAGAGAATATATAAATGgctcaaatatatgaaaagatacttgacTTCCCTCATAATAGGGTAAATAATGATTACAACTAcaattagataattttttttccatcagtaAGACTGGCAAAATTCAAAAAGTTTGCTAATAGACTGGGCAAGACTAGGGGGAACCAAGACACacatacactactggtgggagaGCACATTGGTACAGCTACCACAGAAGATCATTTGGCAAAAGCCAACaacattctaaattattttctaagaatttataaATAATCCTATTTCTAAGGATTTATCCTactcaaatacatggaaaattgCCTACATAACTTGAATTGCAACAGTAATCAAATTGGCTAGAACTCACTGAGGCTTATTACACTTTTAGTACAAATCTAAGTGAGTGGCATGTATTCATGGAATCCTCACAGAACACTGTGAGGTTACAATTATTACAAATTgtagataaagaaatggaggcacagagaggttaagtaacttgcccaagttcacattGCTGCTAAGTAGTGGCTCTGGAACTCAACCCTGGGTAGGCTGGCTCCAGAGTTTGCACATTTATCCATCATGCTCGATTCTCTGAAACAGCAAAAGATTGAGAAAATCTTCACTGTACACGGAGAGGGGACTGGTTCATTCAGTGcaatgtagccattaaaaagaatgaggcagcTCTGTATGTTCTAATAAAAACAGATACCTACAGTATACTGCAAACTGTTGAACAGAATTATGAATATGCTCTACTCACGTGTAGTACagtatatgtgtatctatatatttaGTATATCTCTGGAAGAAAACACAATGGACCGTCTTGGTGATGGCCTCTGGGGAGAGGAAATTGCTACCTGTGGGACTGAGGATCtctaaatatatagatataaataagaGGACTCAGCAGACAGAAACCAAAGTATCGTCTTTATTATGAACATGGTCAACATTGGAGAATAGAGCTTATACTACAGCTGCAAAGGAGTTCAGAACACTGAACCCCACAACTGAGTTATAAGCTGCACCAGAGCAAGCCCACCCCTCCCAACAAGCAATGCAGTTGTTCAGCCTGCCCCTAAGGAGCTGCAGAAGAGATCACATGCTCTTTCAAAGCTGTACCCAAAAGagtaaaagaggaagaggaagagagaaagtatgTATGCCCAGTTCCTATTCCCAGTCTCCCATGTCAGACAGCCCCCTCTACCTCCCATAGGTGGTCACCGAGGAGTGTTTCCTTAATGGAACTCAGTCTACACCAAAGGAAGCAGGAGTGGGAGAGAAGCACCCACCACAGAactttcaaaaatacattaaataatattttgtggtccgggtgtggtagctcttgcctgtaattctagccctttgggaggccaaggcagaaagattgcttgagccccaaaatttgagactagtctgggcaatatagggagaccccatctttacaaaaaataaaataatcagccaggcatggtggtgcacgcctgtgggcccagctgcttggggtggtgaggtgggaggattacttgagcccaggaggttgaggctacagtgagccaagattacaccactgtactccagcctgggtggcagaatgagactctgtcttaataataataataataataataataataataataacttgcaAAATCAAGTTAAGAAAATTGAAGTCCAAGgagatgaaataatttattcaatgaCACCTGGCTAAAAATAAATGGCAGGACAAAAATTTAAATCAAGTCCTCTGGCTTCAAATTCTTTGCATCTGGCCTCCACACCAAGCTGCCCCACAGCACTTGCGGTGGCAAGGAGACGAGAAAGGCAAAGAGTCAAGTGATGTGATCCAGAGAGCATGTTCTTTCTGAGAGAGAGCAGCTGCTGCTGGAAGCTGGATTTTGAGGGAGAAGCCAGTGGAAgagagtttaatttaaaaaagaagtagtCTGTCTGTGGGAATGAACAGGTCTAGAAGAAAGACGGGTTTAAGGGCGATAGTTCAGTGAGGCGGCCACAGCACCACTAGGGCAGCCAGCCCCACGAGGGCAGCAGAGACCCAGGAACGGTCTTCTCCCGTTCGCTGATCTTAGGAAGTGCACACAGGGAGGCCTCTTGAGCTTTCAACTGTTTCCAAACTCGGGGCTGACATGAAACAATCCTGCCATCCCTGAAGCTAGAGGCCATATCAGCTTTCCAGTTCAGGGCCAGCACCTTTTAAACATAACGGCAAGAGTAGAGTAAGCACTATCACATGGCATCTACTTGTATAAGAAATATCAAATTAATTGCCCTTTCCTGTTTTCTTGAAgctgcccatttttttttaaacggtATAGCCCTAAACAGAGTCTTGTTTTTTTGTCTTCACACTATGCAGCCAGCCTTGATGGAGGATAAAATGAGTAATTAAATGATTGACCCCAGATTCAAAGATCTTTGCTAGGTAAGAGCAGGCTCTTGAATCCTGGATCATGGAATCAGAACAAATCTATAGGAAAATAGTTTTCCAGACATCGTGAGTGTAAATCTTCCAAGACATCTATAGATGTCTTCATCTGCTGTGGAAGATCTATGTCTGCTATCTTGCCTTGTAGAATGGAATGTCCTAACCAAACCCAAACTGGATTGCTATTTGCAGAACTGATGGGTTAATGACCCCGTTTGTTTAAAATCAATACAGGGCCATAGGGGAAGAATTGGGGCTGTTTTGTGGCTAAGGGAAAAGAGAgcactcttttttgttgttgttgttgagacagagtcttgctttgtcgcccagactggagtgcagtggccggatctcagctcactgcaagctccgcctcccgggttcacgccattctcctgcctcagcctcccgagtagctggcactacagacgcccgccacctcgcccggctaggtttttgtattttttagtagagacagggtttcaccgtgttagccaggatggtctcgatctcctgaccttgtgatccgcccgtctcggcctcccaaagtgctgggattacaggcttgagccaccgcgcccggccaagagagcACTTTTGATGTTGTTTGATCTGAGCCTCTGGCAGGAACGTGGGTTGTTCAGAAACACAGAGGTGGGGTATCCACACCCTCATCTCTTCCCATCAGGATGTTGAGTAGCTGTGAATTCCCTACCTTTGGGGAGAGGAGTTAGGGTGGAAGCTGATGGAAGTGTGTTCATGAAAGATTTTGTGGGAGTCTGGATCTAAACACGCAGGGCATGTGCAGAATCATATCAACAAACAACCTCTCTGTTCCAACTCTGCTCAGACCAGAAGGCCACTTGAGTACCCTGAGGACTGAGGCTGGCCAGCATGCCCATTAGAAGAGATCACGGCACGGTGAAAAGCAGGCTTGTGATGATGGCAGCACAGACAGTGATGGGGAGGCCCTGGAAACTCCCAGAAATAGCAGGAGAGGCCCTATATGGGGAGAGAGGTTATGGATATGCGGGTGGGAGCTAAGAGTGTTGGTGATTCTGGCATGAATGGCAATATAACCTCATTTGCACCCATGGCTGCTGATGTCTcgttcttgatttgtttttcccGATTTGAATGACTATTTCACTTAAGCTATCACACCTTGGTTTCTCATTGATCAAAAGCAGCATCCCTTTAGTCAGGTGGCAGTTTCCCATAAAGGATGAGAAGAATGGCCTTTTCACCAAGAGaagctgagaaccactgatttagtcTATCTCCCTTTCTTTGGGTTGGGCAGCATTTGATACCAATTCAGAAATGAGTTAGAATATTATTCTTTGAAAGAAACGTTTCCAGAAATACTTTTACAGTGATACCCTAGAAGAAGTAACTCATACCTTGCAGTTCATTCAACACTGGCTAGGAATTTATTGGCTAAAAAAATACAAGTGATTTCCTGGCCCCCGATCCAGATTCTCCACCTCTTCTTCACCTCTGACTGATGGAATGCATGAGAACTAAGATCTTGAGATGTTATTTGAGTGCAGCCTTGCTCGGGTTTGGTCCATCATAGCTCCTCTGACTACCGCCGTTGTTACCTGGCTGCAAATGATTGTTGGCAAGGATAGAGGGTCCTTCAGAATTCCTGGGAGATCGGAATCAGTCTCTGAGGTGTGGGCCATTTGTCATGGTGATTATTCTGTTGTAGCATCACTTTATTTATGaactaaataaaagaaatcttCAGTCACATCTGTTCAGTAGGAGCCATTTCCTTTGGAGTCAGGACACGTGAGAAGGGCTTCAAAGAGTTGCCTACTTTGTTGGGGAATAGAAAGGGAAAATGGAGTTGAGATCTATTGCCTACCCCTGAAGAGTGTTTCTGCAGCAAAAGTTCCAGACTCTATCATGGGGCTTTTATGGGGACTAGACACAAGTTTATTTTCAGGGCCGAGATCAGATATCATTACTGCAAAGCTCATCACTAGGAAAGTCAATAGGAAGGCTTGGTACACAGAGATTGCAATCACCTCTCACCAAGTTTTGGTGATGTGAACACAACTGAACTTCTTCAGAACCCAAGAATGTCAAAGCTAGGAGCCTTGGTTCAGGCTGCCACATTTCAACTGCCTGAGTTTGAGGAAGCAGGCCATGGCTACAACAGGCTGTACAACTTCTTGCTAAAAAGGAATAGCGTTGAGTTCTACGGCCTCATCTTTCATAGTATCATGTGCCTTTCCTTTAGAGCACTGACTCCAGGTGGCAATGTTACATTTGGGTGTTGATGTGTGATAGTTTGTCTTCCTCCCCCTCTACAAGTTCCATGGACACAAATAGTATTTGTTCTGCCCATCTTTGTATCCCCAGCATCTAGCTAGCATGGTCATTTTTTGttgaactaataaataaaaatattgggggGTATGAGAATGAGACCCTcaatttctagaaaagaaaacagacccagaaaagtataaagttgcccaaggtcacaccttAAAAAAGTGATAATGGTTTTAGCAAAAACCTAGACTACAACTGTGTCCCAAAGGGAATGGTCTTGGGCAGACCTGAGAAAGGCATTGTCTTGTCCACATGCCCCACCTTCGCAGTTCCCAAGGCTGCTAGAGGACAAAAGGTCAAGAATGCTATGGGAGCCGCTACTTTCCTTTCTTTAGGGCTCCTATTCTGACCACAGGAACAAAATATCACAGGGGAAGTATGAGGCCTTGCAGCATTTGCTTTGCATTTCAGATTCTTCCGGCTATGGATCCTGGTGTGTCACTAGCAAGGGTTACTAggagtgtttttctctttttttctgaaatgtttttcttctacatttccATACCCACGGGTGGTTGCAGTCTGTTTTATAATTATGCCTACAGACTCTTCATTGCCTAAGGTGTTCCTGTGGTttctgagaataaaaagaaaaatgtaaaactactaTTAGCCAAACAGTGGCAACTGTGCAATGTTCTTTCTGCTCTGTGTACACTTCAGAGGTTGGCATATTTGCCACATGTTGGTCTGGAGGATTCTCTAAACGGTAAGACCAGCCTTGTCTTACTGACCAGTCATGTCTCTGGTGCTGCCCCACAGGGAAAGGTGGGCACACAGTCCCTTCTCTATTTAGGAATGGGGCAAGCTAAAGAtcaggcttgaggcaggagaatcacttgaacctgggaggtgaaggtcgtagtgagctgagatcaagctgAGATCaggctgtactccagcctgggcaacagagcttgacaatgtctcaaaaaaaaaaaaaaaaaaagttaaaattggccagacatggtggcaggcacctgtgggcccagctatttgagaggctgaggtgaaaggatgacttgaggccaggagcatgaggctgcagtgagctatgatcacacttctgcactccagcctgggcaacagggcaacaCCCTGTGTATATGAAAAAGGAAACTCTTCTATACCTGCTTACCCATGGGTCCCAGAAGCTCATTCCTGTGCCAGGAGCCCAAagtgtgtgtgctggggaggtAGGTGGCTCTGCAGATGGGAACCTGTGAGGTAGTTGTCTCAGgatctccttccttcctgatcTACACGTGTATCCACTTAAGAAAGCTGCAATGCTCCCTCTGTCACTTCTCATGATGCCTCGTCACCATCCAGCAGATATCTACCCCAGCCCATGGCTGGCTACATTGGTCTCTAGGTGACCAGACAATATGAAGAgctctcattcactcatttgaaAGCTGCTCCTTGacctctttcattttctctaattcttgcacaccccctcccccaacaaCTACTTACCCCTTCTATTCCTTTGACTTCTCCTCCTTTTGGTCAAATGACTGATTATAGAGATGATTCCCAAACCCGTGATCAGTATGCAAATGATGAGAATGGACGTCCTAGAAGGAACCACAGCAGATTTCATGTTCCCTGGAAGAAACTGCCTATTGGTTCTTAGCTCTAGATCCCTTTTTCTGGGATTtgcacccctgcccccacccaacCCAGTTACAGTAGCTTCTGGCAACTGTATTCCTTTAGAGTGACCCTGTCCTTTGGACCACACTCAATGGGACCTGCTGAGCATCTGACTAAGCTGGGCCAATGAACCCCTTCCTCAGAAATTAACTGTGGATTGGGAATAGGAGAATCCAGTCTCAGACTTGCCAGTTTCTTGAATGGGGGAGAAATAAACTCAGGAACCACAAATGGATGACtgttaggggaaaaaagagaaatatacaaGGGCAAtacagagacagaaggaaggaaacacaCAGATTCGAGGCAGATTAGAGACTGAGGTAAATTCGTGATGATGCATCTGACAATTTCCAAGCGTGACCACAACCCTGCTCCTGCACCTCTCTCTCCTTATGATAAATGTCCCCTTTTAATTAAACCAGCTAGAGGACATTTTTGCTGCTTGCAACCAAGAGTCCTAAACTAtattttttttggaaagaaaccAAATACTCACATTAAGGATACACAGTTAAGGTGGAGAAATAACGTGCAGCAGAAAAGTTACTGGTACAAATCAACTGTCATATCATACTGTTGTCACGCCAGCCCCTACCTCCACCCCACCGCCCCAAGCCCATTCATCTGCCAAGACTATGACTCACCTGGAGTGGTCAGTCTCACCAACAACTTTGGGAGCCTTGCAGCTTCTGGTTTTGTTGCCTGATAGGTCTAAATCAGAAAGGATTTGCTAAGTCAGGTGAGGCCCATAGCCaggtcctgcctctgcctcccagctgtaGCTCTGCCTGTCATTCTCTCAGTCTCCAAAGAGTGAGTTCCCTGGTTGACTTCAGAGTAAAGCAGAGGCACCAAGTACAGTTGTATAAATGTGCCCGGCACAGGGAACAAAGCTGAGGGGACAATCAGGGACCAACATTTAGCCCACACTCTGCTTGCTAGGCCATGCACCCTGCCACTGGGCTCCATGCACCTGAAGGAAGGGGCCCCTTTTCCAGATTTGAACAAAGGCCCCAAATGGACTAGAAGTGGCCCATGGTTAGAGTCCCACAGAGGTCTCTTCCCCATAGAAGGGGATGCCAGAGGCACCAGAGGGCCAATCCTATCCTTAAAGAATTGCTCATTTGGTGATGTAATTGCCATGTTTTTCTTATGACAGCCACCAAAACCCAATGGGAGCAGTGGCACCACGACCACCTATGATGCCCCCTCTGATAAGATGTGGGAGAAGTCTGTGTTTCATTTAAACTAAGGAGTACGTTCAGGTGGGAACATTCTCTTGTCTGAGCCTAAGATTCAGGTCAAGATGCACAGTTAAGTAAAAGGAGAACCACACAAAGTAGAAACACTGTGGGTGTGAATGATATTACATTCCATAAGATGCTTGCTGAATCAATCACTAGTTGGTCAAGTGTTAGCAAAACTCTCTTTCTAGCATGGGGCTAGGTTTCCCAGGGTACCCCTTAAGCCCTTCTGGTTTGTTTTCCTACCAGCATCGTGCTCTGGACTGTAATAGAAAAGGACATACTTTCTAGAAATGGAAACAAGGAGAAGGCacaggggaaaggaaaaaaaaaaaaaagaagaagaagaaagaaaggctaGTGCCTTCCGTAAGTCCTctgtctgggagacagaggttttcTAGTGCAAAAGGAGGTTTTCATCATTCAACAGAAGGAACCTGAGTGAATGTCTGGAAATCCTAAGTCTTAGCTCCAGCCAAGAGTCACAGTTGGTTAACTCAGACTTTTCTGCTGTGGGTTCCAGTTCCACCCATACCTTCTCAGCGGTCTCCAAATATAAACTGCACATTCCTTAAAAGCAAAAGAGGGTGCTTACTAGCTGGACCACTAGTTGGATATTTATAtctgtaaattattattattttttgagacagggtctcattctgtcgtcctggctgaagtgcagtggtgcaatcatggctcactgcagcctcaacctccctggacTCAGatgaccctcccatctcagcctcccgagtagctgggactacaggcaggcaccaccacatccagctaatttttgtattttttgtagagaccggctttctccatgttgcccagggtggtcttaaactcctgggctctagcaatccaccagcctcagcctcccaaagcgctgggattacaggagtgagccatggcacctggctacctccatatattattaaattatttaagctGACAGTTAGCAGGCATCTGGGTCATTTTTTGCAGCCTCAGACACCTCTCAAGAAACTAATCTTCAAGATTCTAGACCCACAAGGCACACagacatcttcttttttttttttttttttttttttggagactgactctcactctatcgcccaggctggagtgcagtggcacaatctcgtctcactgcaacctctgccacctggttcaagcgattctcacacaGACATTTAATAACAACTTCAAAGCCTTTCAACACAAAGATCTCACATCTATTAGACCCTGTCAGCCCTCTTCTAAGGTCCTTAAACCAGATTGCTGCAAGGGAAGAGAAGTTCTAAAAGTGCCCCAGGGCACAGACACCCTCCTCGTCCCCAACTTCCACTATTCCCCAGCACTGTTAATGACCACCCTATGTTTGCTGGTGgaagagagaggccaggcaggcCCAAAGTACCCAGTGGGAGTCTGAGTTGGGGCTCACTGGCTTCAGAGGGTGCTCTCTTAGCAGCAAACACCCATGGCCGTGGGTCACATCCAGCCAGACCCCAGGCAGGCTCCTTACCTTTTCCAGACCAAAAGTCATTGGCCAGGGTTCCTTTGTTGTCAGTTACAATCAGCTCTGTAAAATCCATGTCATCCCTGGCAAAGTCCCGCTGGATGCCACACCAGTACCAGCCCGTGTCCTCTTTGGTCAGGCAGGACATAGTAACAATGAGCTGGTTCCCTGTGTCCCTCAGGGCCACATGATTGGTGCTGTTGGGGGAGAAGGCGATGATGTTGCAGTAGTCACGGAAATAGCCTCGGCACCAGTATTTGGGGTGATCCTTGTAGCGAGCATTGTAGTTGCAGATGGCAGAAGCCGTGTCCAGCACAAAGCTTTCCTTGACCTTTTCATCCATGACCATGGCATctgtgaaaacacacacacacgcacacttgcacacacacaagcaccaCTGTTCTCTCAAAACATTGCAGCTCCTGCCCTCCTGAAGGATAATTAATTAAAGAATTGGAGGCTAATTTTTTGCCTCTTTTTGATTGGCaactgttatgggctgaactaTGTCCCCTTCAAAACTCATATGTTTCCATCCTAACTTCCAGTGACtccagaatgtgactgtatttggatatAAGGCCTTCAAAGAGATAATTAAGTGAACATAGGGTCATTGGGGTAGTCCTTAATTCAATTCagctgatgtccttataaaaaggagagATGAAGACACTGACAATACAAACAGAGGAATGGCccatgaggacacagccagaaggcaGTCATCTGCAAACCCAGAGATGGCCTCAGAATGAAACCAAACTTGCCAGacgccttgatcttgaacttacCACCTTCataacagaaggaaataaatgtcCATTGTTTCAGCCGCCCAGGCTgtggttttgttgctgttgttgttatcaCAGCCCTAGTAAACTGATAAAGCAACCTTGGAGAAGTCTTTTTCCCTGGCTTCAGAGTGGGTAAAATATGGAGGCCTCCTACCACTGCGTGACAGAGGTCCTTGAAGAGCCTGAGGCTTACCGTTAGAAGGCCCTCTGTCCCTAGATCCCAACCCACCTTAGCACCCTCAGAAAGAAAGTGAGGTTTGGAGGCTTCTGCTGGCTGCACAGGGCTAAAAACAGAGGAAGTCATGTTCTGTCTTTAGGGGATAAGAACTTCATGTTCCCTCCATACAAGACCAACATAGGCACCCCTATCATCTCAGGATATTGCACAATGAGGAAGTCGTGCACACCATGTCCAGCTTGACCATGGGAGGGAAAGTGTCTGACCAAGAAGAGAAGATGGGACAGCAGAGCCCATCCTTCTCTCAGCCTTCCAGATGTATAGCAAAGACTATTAAAATGCAGGCTCAGCTTctttataacattttgttttcataacaACCCCACAAGGAAGATAGCATGATCTTCAGTTTATAAGTATGAATGCTGACCCAGAGACAGGTTCAGCAACTCTAAATGCCACGCAACTGAAGGTCAGACAGAGCTAGGAAAAGGCCAGTGTTCCACGTCTCATCTTTGGGAACAAGCACGAGTGGAAAGGGGAAAGTCATGTCctcatatatgtgcacatatattttTGAGGGGACAAGGGGGAAGGGGAACCTGGGTGaactaaaagagaaaatgcagagctctttattttattttattttattttagtggagatgttGGGGAAAAATATGGAATGCATAATGAATTTGCATGTCAGCCTTGCACAAGGGCCATGCTAATCTACTCTACTCTATCATTCTAATTtgagtatatgtgctgccaaagtgagTGCAGAGTCATCATTTTAGTCAAGCTTTTCAATTTCCTCACAAACTCTCTTATCTGAGCTAAGAACAAGAACTAATATGGACAAGACCTATTTTCATCGCCTTTTATTTTCCCATCCCACTCCTTAGACGGTTCGAGTTAATAAGCAGGGACTCCAAGTAGGAGAGGACTTCAGTGCAAAGTCTCTGGAAAGGGCACAGCTTAAAGGGCTGGAGCTGTTCCTTCCCCCATCCTACCTGAAAAGAGAGCCAAGGAGAGTAGAATGAAGAGCCACATGACTGGAAGGAAGCAAACTTTCAACTGGAATGACAGAATGCACCCAGGGAGCCCAGGAATTCTGAATCTGTTTAAGGGAAACACATATGCTTGAGTTTAATATGGCTTTATCCTGGTTTGAAGAGaccaatgaaaaaggaaaacaaccagTTAGTCCAAGCAGTGCTGCCATGTATAAATATACTGCACAATGCACCACACCCCATGCTCTTCATAGACATAAACTTACTGACGGGGCAACCAAGAAAATTCTGGGCAATAGAGATCTCCCTCCTGCATAAATAGGCTCTGGCCCACACTCAGAAGAGCACACACAGACAACCATCACTGGTACCCATTTGTATGTGCTCTACTGTGCCCTGTCCTGCTGCCGATGGTCCTGGCATCATCAGAGGCCACTTTTGTCTGTCTACCACTCTTGGAAGCCCAATTTCTTACATAGCTGAAAGAAATCCTAGTAATCAGATTCCTAACTAACCCAGCTCCCAAGTGGACACTGCAGGCTCATCTGGGGAGTACAGCCAGAGGTGGAGCATGCCAGCTGTCAGTAGCCTGCATGCCTGGGACGGGGAACATGTGAGCAGGTGGAAGTGTGGGTGTTTGGATGGCCGCAGTTTGGGCTGCCGTCTTCAGACTTCCTGAAAGCTTTCCTGAGAAGAGCTGGGACAAAGCAAGAAGATTCGTatttgcagcagcagcagcttctcCTGATTCTAATGGGACTCTTGTGCTCTGACCACTGGCTTTAAAAGTTTGAATTATTGAACCACCTCTCCGGTGAAGTTAAGCTGGGTGCTACTTATCACATCCCAGAGCCAGCACGTCCCATCAAGGGTCATATATAGATTGTTCAGGTTATGCAATAATGTCCTCTCTGAAGGAAGGGGAGCCTGTCTCTAATTAATGTGAAGTCAGCATGTGGGGCAGCAGCAAGCCTGCATCATGGTAGGTTTTTATCTACATCACCTCAGTTGCTCCTCATCAAAAACCTCCATGAGTTTcacaaataaattacataaatataaaaggaaggaaggaaaggagaatctATGGATCAAAAGGGACTTAAGAGAcatattgacaaattataataTGTGGAACTTAACTTGGATCCTGATTGAAGCAAACAATTTAGAATATATGGACATCGATACTATTAGGATAtaattcttcaatttattttttgagatgtgaTAATGGCATTGCCATAGCCAACCTTCAGGATGGCTCCTGGAATTCATGCCCTTATGTAGTCCCTTCCCACACTGAATCAGGACTGGCCTGTGTGATCAATAAAATATAGCAGAAGTGATGGCACGTGATTTCagaggctaggtcataaaaggcatGCAACTTCCACCCTAGTCTCTCATGCTGCTCCCTCTTGGGAAAGTCAGTCACCATGCTGTGAGAACTCTTAAGCAGGCCATAGAGGGGCCCGTATGGAAAAACCAATTCACCAGACATGTGAGGGTTATCTCAGAAGTGGATCCTCCAGCCACTGTCAAACCTTCAGATAACTGCAGACCTAGCACACTCATGAGACACCATGCATTAACCACCCAATCATGCcccctgaattcctgacccatagAAACCATAAGAGATGATAAAGGATTGCTGTTTGAAGCCTCTAAGTTTTGGGTATAATTTGTTGCACAGCAATgaataattaatacaaatattgTGGTTATATTTTTAAGAGGCAGTCCTTATCTCTGACAATACTTCATGCAAAACAAACACACTCAGCATTGCTCAGAGATGGCAACATGAAACCAAAGAAAGCAGCAAAAAGAGAAATGGATTGTGCACAGATATCGGCAAAATACCCAAGACATGAAAAAGTATCTTTAAAGGAGAAATCGAAACTACTAGGGAAAGGGAGGGCTCACTGAGAACCATCCCACTAACCTGACCACTGCTGGCCTTCGCAGGACACCATGAACCGCACGGTCCAAACCGTCTTCTCTCCTGTCAACAGCGGCCAGCCCCCCAGCT
It encodes:
- the LOC126929886 gene encoding transmembrane domain-containing protein TMIGD3 isoform X4, translated to MEGTLVAPTEQKEARWESSWEEQPDWTLGCSTPESQFRIPGLPGCILSFQLKVCFLPVMWLFILLSLALFSDAMVMDEKVKESFVLDTASAICNYNARYKDHPKYWCRGYFRDYCNIIAFSPNSTNHVALRDTGNQLIVTMSCLTKEDTGWYWCGIQRDFARDDMDFTELIVTDNKGTLANDFWSGKDLSGNKTRSCKAPKVVGETDHSRTSILIICILITGLGIISIISHLTKRRRSQRNRRVGNSLKPFSRVLTPKEMAPTEQM
- the LOC126929886 gene encoding transmembrane domain-containing protein TMIGD3 isoform X1; amino-acid sequence: MPNNSTAPSLTDVTYITMEIFIGLCAIVGNVLVIWVVKLNPSLQTTTFYFIVSLALADIAVGVLVMPLAVVVSLGITIHFYSCLFMACLLLIFTHASIMSLLAIAVDRYLRVKLTVRFRIPGLPGCILSFQLKVCFLPVMWLFILLSLALFSDAMVMDEKVKESFVLDTASAICNYNARYKDHPKYWCRGYFRDYCNIIAFSPNSTNHVALRDTGNQLIVTMSCLTKEDTGWYWCGIQRDFARDDMDFTELIVTDNKGTLANDFWSGKDLSGNKTRSCKAPKVVGETDHSRTSILIICILITGLGIISIISHLTKRRRSQRNRRVGNSLKPFSRVLTPKEMAPTEQM
- the LOC126929886 gene encoding transmembrane domain-containing protein TMIGD3 isoform X2, which encodes MPNNSTAPSLTDVTYITMEIFIGLCAIVGNVLVIWVVKLNPSLQTTTFYFIVSLALADIAVGVLVMPLAVVVSLGITIHFYSCLFMACLLLIFTHASIMSLLAIAVDRYLRVKLTVRFRIPGLPGCILSFQLKVCFLPVMWLFILLSLALFSDAMVMDEKVKESFVLDTASAICNYNARYKDHPKYWCRGYFRDYCNIIAFSPNSTNHVALRDTGNQLIVTMSCLTKEDTGWYWCGIQRDFARDDMDFTELIVTDNKGTLANDFWSGKDLSGNKTRSCKAPKVVGETDHSRTSILIICILITGLGIISIISHLTKRRRSQRNRRGNSLKPFSRVLTPKEMAPTEQM